CTCAAGGAGCGGGCCGCCGCGTTCCGCGCCGACCCCGAGGTGCAGGAGGCATTGGCCGCCGCGCGCGTCGACGAGTTGTCGACACCGACCCTGAATGCCGGCGAGACGTACGACGACCTGCTCGCCGACCGCGCCGCCTACGAGGACTTCGACGCGGATTCCTACTTCGGCGGCAAGGGCTTCGGCTTCGTCCGTCTGCAGCAGCTCGCGACCGAGCACCTGCTCGGCGCCCGCTGATCGTCATGCCACTGGTTCTCGGGGTCGATTCGTCGACCCAGTCCTGCAAAGTCGTGGTCGTCGATACCGCGACGGGTGAGGTCGTGCGCTCCGGTCGCGCCTCGCACCCCGAAGGGACGTCCGTCGACCCCGAGTCCTGGTGGCGTGCTCTCGAGGACGCGATCGCGGAGGCCGGCTCGCTCGACGACATCGCCGCGTGGTCGATCGGCGGCCAGCAGCACGGCCTGGTCGCCCTCGACGCGTCAGGGCGCGTGATCCGCGATGCGCTGCTCTGGAACGACACCCGCTCGGCGGGCGCCGCGGCCGATCTCATCGCCGAGTTCGGCGCCTCGGTGCTGGCCGCGCGCACGGGGCTGGTGCCCGTCGCGTCGTTCACGATCACCAAGCTGCGCTGGCTGCGCGACCATGAGCCCGAGAACGCGACGCGCGTCGCGGCCGTCGCGCTGCCGCACGACTGGCTCACCTGGCGTCTGCGCGGCTTCGGCCCGCACAACCCGGTGCTCGACGAGCTCGTCACCGACCGCTCGGATGCCTCGGGCACCGGCTACTGGAATCCCGCGACCGGCGAGTACGACCGCGAGCTGCTCGTGGCGGCGCTCGGACACGACGTGGTGCTGCCGCGCGTGCTCGCGCACGACGAGTGGGTGACAGACGTCGACGAGCGCCGCGTCGGCGCCGGAGCGGGCGACAACGCGGCGGCGGCGCTCGGCCTCGGCGCCGCGCCGGGAGATGTCGTCGTCTCGATCGGCACCTCCGGCACCGTCTGCGCGATCAGCCGGACACCCGTCATCGACCCCACCGGCACCGTCGCGGGCTTCGCCGACGCATCAGGGAACTTCCTCCCTCTCGTCGCGACGCTGAACGCGGCGCGCGTCGTGGATGTCACGGCGGCCCTGCTCGGGGTCACGCACGGTGAGTTCAGCGACCTCGCCCTGCACGCCGATCCCGGCGCGGCCGGGCTGACACTCCTCCCCTATTTCGAGGGCGAGCGCACCCCGAACCTGCCTGACGCCACGGCATCACTGTCGGGGATGACGCTCGCGTCGACCACGAGGGCCAACCTCGCGCGTGCCGCGGTGGAGGGCATGCTGCGCGGCCTCGGCGCGGGCCTCGACGCCCTGCGAGAGCTCGGCATCCCTCTCGAGCGCGCCCTGCTCATCGGCGGAGGCGCGCAGTCCGAGGCCGTGCGTCGGATCGCTCCCGACATCCTCGGCCTCACGGTCGAGGTGCCCGAGCCCGGCGAGTACGTGGCGCTGGGCGCGGCGCGACAGGCGGCCCAGCTGGTCGGCTGAGCGAGCGGCACCAACCCCTCGGGAGGAGAAGTACGTGTCGGGAGGAGAGATCCCCCGCATACTTCCTCCCGAGGCGCAGTTCTCCGCCGCACGAGACGGATGCCGTCAGCCGGCGAGCACCCGAGCATCCCGCTGCGCGATGATGCTCAGCTCTGCCGCCGTGAAGACGTGCGCCTGCGTCATCGCGCGCTCGGTGCGGTCGAGGCAGTCGCGGATGAGGTGCCCGAAGAACGGGAACCCGGTCTTGCCCGTCGCATCGAACCGGAACTGCCCGTCCTGGTTGACCAGCAGCACCTGCCCGCCGCCGTTGTCGGTCGTGATGTCGGTGTACTTGCGCAGTTCGATGTACCCATCGGTACCGAGAAGAACGGTGCGGCCGTCGCCGAAGACATCGAGCCCCGCCGGGGTGAACCAGTCCACCCGCACGTACCCGGTGGTGCCGTTGTCGAGCACGACGTGCGCGTCTCCGAAGTCCTGCAGCCCAGGAGTCTCAGGGTGCGCGTAGTTCGCCACCGTCGAGCTGACGATCTCGCCGTCGGTCGCGCCCGTGTAATAGAGCATCTGCTCGAAGTTGTGGCTGCCGATGTCGCAGATGATGCCGCCGTACTGCTCCGGGTCGTAGAACCAGTCCGGGCGTCCGGCGCCGATACGGTGCGGCCCGAACGACGCGACCTGCAGCACGGTGCCGATCGCACCCTGGTCGATCAGCTGGCCGGCGAGGATCGCGGCCTCGGAGTGCACCCGTTCGCCGTAGTAGACCGCGAATTTTCGACCGGTGCGCTCGACAGCCGCGCGGGCTTCCGTGAGGTCGTCCATCGTGGTGATCG
The sequence above is a segment of the Microbacterium sp. Root553 genome. Coding sequences within it:
- the xylB gene encoding xylulokinase, giving the protein MPLVLGVDSSTQSCKVVVVDTATGEVVRSGRASHPEGTSVDPESWWRALEDAIAEAGSLDDIAAWSIGGQQHGLVALDASGRVIRDALLWNDTRSAGAAADLIAEFGASVLAARTGLVPVASFTITKLRWLRDHEPENATRVAAVALPHDWLTWRLRGFGPHNPVLDELVTDRSDASGTGYWNPATGEYDRELLVAALGHDVVLPRVLAHDEWVTDVDERRVGAGAGDNAAAALGLGAAPGDVVVSIGTSGTVCAISRTPVIDPTGTVAGFADASGNFLPLVATLNAARVVDVTAALLGVTHGEFSDLALHADPGAAGLTLLPYFEGERTPNLPDATASLSGMTLASTTRANLARAAVEGMLRGLGAGLDALRELGIPLERALLIGGGAQSEAVRRIAPDILGLTVEVPEPGEYVALGAARQAAQLVG
- a CDS encoding Gfo/Idh/MocA family protein → MTRTYTFDPLPEPVVGPGEFVFAAVGLAHGHIHGMVEQLIEAGATLSLVHDDDPAKVADFLERFPQARAAASEQEVLRDPEVQLVASASIANQRAPLGVRVLDAGKDFFADKPAITTMDDLTEARAAVERTGRKFAVYYGERVHSEAAILAGQLIDQGAIGTVLQVASFGPHRIGAGRPDWFYDPEQYGGIICDIGSHNFEQMLYYTGATDGEIVSSTVANYAHPETPGLQDFGDAHVVLDNGTTGYVRVDWFTPAGLDVFGDGRTVLLGTDGYIELRKYTDITTDNGGGQVLLVNQDGQFRFDATGKTGFPFFGHLIRDCLDRTERAMTQAHVFTAAELSIIAQRDARVLAG